In Hwangdonia lutea, a single window of DNA contains:
- a CDS encoding argininosuccinate synthase: MKKLVIAYSGGLDTSYCAVSLSKEYDVHAVSVNTGGFTQEEINTIESNAYKMGVTTYKNIDAIATFYQKVVKYLIFGNVLKNNTYPLSVSAERIIQAIEIVEYAKSIGAEYIAHGSTGAGNDQVRFDMIFQTLAPNIKIITPIRDQKLSRQEEIEYLKSNGIDMSWEKAKYSVNKGLWGTSVGGEETLTSEKPLPEEAYPSQLKHTEEEKVTLTFAKGQLVAINGVENDPEINIEVLHNLASPYAIGRDIHVGDTIVGIKGRVGFEAAAALITIKAHHLLEKHTLTKWQLQHKEYLSSFYGMHLHEGQYLDPVMRNIEAFLQSSQDKVSGEVTVTLKPYHFTLDGIVSKHDLMSAKFGSYGEENKAWTADDAKGFIKILGNQNKIYQQVNS; the protein is encoded by the coding sequence ATGAAAAAATTAGTAATAGCATATAGTGGTGGGTTGGATACCTCATATTGTGCCGTAAGTTTATCAAAAGAATACGACGTGCACGCCGTTAGTGTAAATACGGGCGGATTTACCCAAGAAGAAATAAACACCATTGAAAGTAATGCCTATAAGATGGGCGTTACAACCTACAAAAATATTGATGCCATTGCCACGTTTTACCAAAAAGTAGTGAAGTATTTAATTTTCGGTAATGTGTTGAAGAATAATACCTATCCACTATCTGTAAGTGCCGAACGTATTATTCAAGCTATTGAAATTGTGGAGTACGCTAAAAGTATAGGTGCCGAGTATATTGCCCACGGCAGTACAGGCGCAGGAAACGACCAAGTACGTTTCGATATGATTTTTCAAACCTTGGCTCCAAACATAAAAATAATTACCCCCATTAGAGACCAAAAATTATCGCGACAAGAAGAAATTGAATATCTTAAAAGTAACGGTATAGATATGTCTTGGGAAAAAGCGAAGTATTCGGTTAACAAAGGCCTTTGGGGCACCAGTGTAGGTGGCGAAGAAACGTTGACCTCAGAAAAGCCGTTACCCGAAGAAGCCTATCCTTCGCAGTTAAAACACACGGAGGAGGAAAAGGTAACCTTAACCTTTGCGAAAGGCCAATTGGTTGCTATAAATGGTGTGGAAAACGACCCGGAAATTAATATTGAAGTGTTGCATAATTTGGCTTCACCTTACGCTATTGGTAGAGATATTCACGTTGGCGATACCATTGTGGGCATTAAAGGTCGCGTTGGTTTTGAAGCTGCCGCGGCATTAATCACCATTAAAGCACATCATTTGTTAGAAAAGCATACGCTTACCAAATGGCAATTGCAGCATAAAGAATATTTGTCTAGTTTTTATGGGATGCATTTGCATGAAGGGCAGTATTTAGATCCGGTAATGCGAAACATTGAAGCCTTTTTACAAAGCAGTCAGGACAAGGTTTCCGGCGAGGTAACCGTTACGTTAAAACCTTATCATTTTACCTTAGACGGTATTGTGTCAAAGCACGATTTGATGTCTGCTAAATTTGGAAGTTACGGCGAAGAAAACAAAGCGTGGACTGCCGATGATGCTAAAGGATTTATCAAAATCTTGGGCAATCAAAATAAAATATATCAACAAGTAAATTCTTAG
- the argC gene encoding N-acetyl-gamma-glutamyl-phosphate reductase, which yields MKKSIQIGIIGGAGYTAGELIRLLMHHNKAEINFVFSTSNAGNKISDVHQDLVGDLELKFTDTINPNVDVLFLCLGHGNSVKFLENNTFSDDTKIIDLGNDFRLEKDKTFSGKTFVYGLPELQKEAIKKAKYIANPGCFATTIQLALLPLAKNGLLEDDVHINAVTGATGAGTSLSKTTHFTWRDNNFSYYKPFTHQHLGEINQSVKQLQNDFSSELIFMPNRGNFSRGIFATLYTHFEGSLEEAKSLYKDYYKDAKFTFVSDNDVHLKQVVNTNKCLIHLHKHNNKLLITSCTDNLLKGASGQAIQNMNLMFGFDETEGIQLKANFF from the coding sequence ATGAAAAAAAGTATTCAAATAGGCATAATTGGTGGCGCAGGATACACCGCAGGCGAATTGATTAGGTTGTTGATGCATCACAACAAAGCCGAAATTAATTTTGTTTTTAGCACATCGAATGCTGGAAATAAAATTAGTGATGTTCATCAGGATTTGGTGGGTGATTTAGAGTTGAAATTTACAGACACCATCAATCCAAATGTCGATGTTTTGTTTTTGTGCTTGGGCCACGGAAATTCAGTTAAGTTTTTAGAAAACAACACCTTTTCAGACGATACAAAAATCATCGATTTAGGTAATGATTTCAGATTAGAAAAAGACAAAACCTTTAGCGGGAAAACATTTGTTTACGGTTTACCCGAGCTACAAAAAGAAGCCATTAAAAAAGCAAAATACATAGCCAATCCCGGTTGTTTTGCAACCACCATTCAATTGGCATTATTGCCTTTGGCAAAAAACGGATTGTTAGAAGACGATGTGCACATTAACGCCGTAACTGGTGCTACGGGCGCGGGAACATCATTGTCTAAAACCACGCATTTTACATGGCGCGATAATAATTTTTCGTATTACAAACCATTCACGCATCAGCATTTGGGGGAAATCAATCAATCGGTAAAACAATTGCAAAATGATTTTTCATCGGAGCTTATTTTTATGCCCAATCGCGGGAATTTTTCAAGAGGTATTTTCGCGACACTTTATACCCATTTTGAGGGTAGTTTAGAAGAAGCAAAATCGCTTTACAAGGATTATTATAAAGATGCAAAATTCACTTTTGTGTCGGACAACGATGTGCACTTAAAGCAAGTGGTAAACACTAATAAGTGTTTAATCCATTTGCATAAACACAACAATAAATTGCTTATTACGAGCTGTACCGATAATTTATTAAAAGGAGCATCGGGTCAAGCGATTCAAAATATGAATTTAATGTTTGGTTTTGATGAAACCGAAGGGATACAATTGAAAGCAAATTTCTTTTAA
- the proC gene encoding pyrroline-5-carboxylate reductase has protein sequence MKIAIIGTGNLGKSIAKGLITSNAITTLYLTKRNLDAIQEFDGYQNVYLTSNNAEAVKQSDIIIFAVQPAHFETILRDIKPLLTEKHVLISTITGFLIPKMEAIVGSDQFIIRAMPNTAIAVGKSITCLCSNEKGAERIKIAEAIFNRLGTSIAIPEKQMQAATVVCASGIAFWMRLIRATTQAAIQLGFEAETAQDLAMHTCEGAASLLIATGNHPEQEIDKVTTPKGCTIEGLNEMEHKGLSSSLIQGMVTSFNKINTIKTEQL, from the coding sequence ATGAAAATAGCCATAATTGGAACCGGGAATTTAGGTAAATCGATTGCAAAGGGATTAATTACAAGTAATGCGATTACCACGCTGTACCTAACAAAACGGAATTTGGATGCTATTCAGGAATTTGATGGTTACCAAAATGTGTATTTAACATCGAATAATGCTGAGGCGGTTAAACAATCGGACATTATAATTTTTGCTGTACAACCGGCACATTTTGAAACTATTTTAAGGGATATTAAACCCTTATTAACCGAAAAACACGTATTGATTTCGACGATTACTGGGTTTTTAATCCCGAAAATGGAAGCCATTGTTGGTTCAGATCAGTTTATTATTCGAGCGATGCCAAATACAGCCATTGCTGTTGGGAAATCGATAACCTGTTTATGTAGTAACGAAAAAGGGGCGGAGCGCATTAAAATAGCTGAGGCCATTTTTAACCGTTTGGGTACCTCTATTGCCATTCCGGAAAAACAAATGCAAGCGGCAACCGTGGTTTGCGCCAGTGGTATCGCTTTTTGGATGCGCTTGATTAGAGCCACCACACAAGCGGCCATTCAGTTAGGTTTTGAAGCAGAAACAGCGCAAGATTTGGCTATGCATACCTGCGAAGGTGCGGCGAGTTTGCTAATTGCTACGGGCAATCACCCGGAGCAGGAAATTGATAAAGTTACCACGCCAAAAGGCTGTACCATTGAAGGATTGAACGAAATGGAACACAAAGGATTGAGCTCGTCTTTAATTCAAGGTATGGTGACCTCGTTTAATAAAATCAACACTATAAAAACAGAACAATTATGA
- a CDS encoding aspartate aminotransferase family protein: MNLFDVYPLFDITPVKAKDVFVYDENGVEYLDLYGGHAVISIGHSHPEYVCSLSNQLNNIGFYSNSIQNPLQVELASAIETLSGCKDYQLFLCNSGAEANENALKLASFKTGKSKVLAFKNGFHGRTSAAVAATDNAKIIAPINAQQEVELFELGDLKGVEKALAKNDVCAIIIETIQGIGGLDEATTEFLKGLESLSKKHNALLIADEIQCGFGRTGDFFAYQKHGITPDIISMAKGMGNGFPIGGILIHPSIKASYGLLGTTFGGNHLACAASLAVLKVMRCENLMTNAKTVSDYFIEKANTIPQIKAVKGRGLMLGLEFDFSIAALRKDLIFKHHIFTGSAKSPNLLRILPPLTLQKKHVDMFFEALKKAL, from the coding sequence ATGAATTTATTTGATGTTTATCCGTTGTTCGATATCACACCCGTTAAAGCAAAAGATGTTTTTGTTTACGACGAAAACGGCGTTGAATATTTAGACCTTTATGGCGGACATGCCGTAATATCCATTGGGCATTCGCATCCCGAATATGTGTGCTCGTTGAGCAATCAACTCAATAATATTGGGTTTTATAGCAATTCGATTCAAAATCCGTTGCAGGTTGAATTGGCTTCAGCTATTGAAACGCTTTCAGGTTGCAAAGATTACCAATTGTTTTTATGTAATTCTGGCGCTGAAGCTAACGAGAATGCTTTAAAATTAGCCTCGTTTAAAACGGGAAAATCAAAAGTGTTAGCTTTTAAAAACGGATTTCATGGGCGTACTTCGGCAGCCGTTGCAGCAACCGATAATGCCAAAATTATTGCGCCAATTAATGCCCAACAAGAAGTAGAGCTTTTCGAGTTAGGCGATTTAAAAGGGGTTGAAAAGGCTTTGGCAAAAAATGATGTTTGCGCTATAATTATTGAAACCATTCAAGGTATTGGCGGTTTAGATGAAGCGACAACGGAGTTTTTAAAAGGTTTAGAAAGCTTATCGAAAAAACACAATGCTTTGTTAATTGCAGATGAAATTCAATGTGGCTTTGGACGAACCGGTGATTTTTTCGCCTATCAAAAGCATGGCATTACACCCGACATTATTTCGATGGCAAAAGGTATGGGTAACGGATTCCCAATTGGTGGTATTTTAATCCATCCATCTATAAAGGCCTCGTATGGCTTGTTGGGGACAACCTTTGGTGGGAATCATTTAGCTTGCGCTGCATCATTAGCCGTTTTAAAAGTGATGCGATGTGAAAATTTAATGACCAATGCGAAAACAGTTTCAGACTATTTTATTGAAAAAGCCAACACCATTCCGCAAATTAAAGCCGTAAAAGGAAGAGGGTTAATGCTAGGGTTGGAATTCGATTTTTCCATAGCAGCTCTAAGAAAAGATTTGATTTTTAAGCATCATATCTTTACAGGAAGTGCTAAAAGTCCTAACTTGTTAAGAATTCTTCCGCCATTAACGCTTCAAAAAAAGCATGTTGATATGTTTTTTGAAGCTTTAAAAAAAGCATTATAA